The nucleotide sequence GTAACATGTTGACActgttagctttatattaatattctttccattgttagctttatATTGAGATTCTACGTAGGTTTtgtgtctagtgagtgtcttgacttgtacctcgtcactattccaccgaggttagtcttgatacttactgggtaccaaccattgtgtactcatactacacttctgcatatttttatgcATAGTGAgttattggagatatcagacccGAGCAAAGTTAGCTTGTTGATCGctaggattcaaggtagagttgaaTAGTcatcgtagtcccttggagtcctttcttTATATTGTACTCTAAGCTTGTCCTTTGAACAGTACTGTATTTTgatctttgagatctttccatgtaCTTATCTAGAGTTCATGACTTTGTATTACTAGTCTTCGAAGATTGTTGTGATTATTGACGCGCGGGCTTGTTCCGCTTTTGTTTCGGCATTTATATTAAACTATATTTCAAATTATCATTGTTAAAACTGGCTTAACCATTGttagtaatcggcttacctactcttagagactaggtgtcatcacgacacttgcgttagattttgggtcgtgatatctACAGTCAAAGAAGATGGGGAAAAACAAACCATCGGAGTAGAAACCACATCTATAGGACCAACACGACTAAACGGCGCGACTAATCAACCCCAGTCCCCCAAAAAATTACATAGTATCCACAACACTCAGTCAATCTCTCCCGCTTATGTCAAGCCACATCACTCAAATCCACATAGCCAGGTGGAATCTACACCACCACAAAATGAGCACAGGAATACACTTATAGGTAAAGGATCCACGTCGGTCTCGAACATGGCGGCTGACGACTCATCAAAAAAAGGTGGAAAAAACACCACAAAAACACTGGCCACATCTTTTATCCCTACACACAACGCCTTCTCTATCCTCTCAGACCCACTAACATTTGACACTACCATATAACACACGTATGTCTATACAAAATCAAGTAATCCCTACCCGCACACCTACactccccccccccaaacaatCCAATCACCATTGTTCCCCTATAATTCGAAAACAATCTTTCCAACaaacaattttcaaataacccCACTACTATTACTACACCACCTGAAATAAATATCCCAATAAATTTACCTACTGAAACAAATGTTTCACCAAATATTTTATCCAAAAAAGTAACCCAGTCCCACAGATTATTATTGAAGAAACAACTTCAAATATATCCAACCCGAATATATCTACCAAATAATCAAACCCTCGATATTAACCACTACATACACCCCAAATAGGGTACCAATAATCAATACTTTTAGTGCATTAAATGTACAATAGGTGCCTGCAACTCCAAATTTACCTCTGCCCGATTCTGATACAGAGCATTCAGATGTCGGCCGGTAAAACCTCATAAAACCCCCCATCAAAATGATGACCCCCTACCACTGCCTATACTTACACCCGCATCCCACCTCCGCTATATCACCACTACTTCAAACAACCTCACTCCATAACCCAATGCAAAAATCTCTCGAACACCTAACCAGAAAAAAGCCTCGCTCACCTCTGATAAACAACATATGTCGGAGCTACGAGGAACCCAGCAGGAGAAATTTAGGGAATGATGCTCATTACTAGCAGGCCACATTCCCAACTCATCACCTCTCTCGTACAAAATATACTCAAATCTACTTTGTAACTCAAACTTTTTACCTTCAAGCCCCATTTATTTTGATGGGCTACAGCTACCCCTTGAATAGATATTACAATTCCAACCAGTTTTCACTGGCTTACAAAAAGAATCTCTGCCTACACCACCAGGAGTAGTACAGCCAAACACTTCAAGCATCGCTACCTCAACCACAGGAGGAAGCACCACCTCAAAACCTCCCACGACACTTGAACTACGACTTCATAATACAACAAATGACACTATTAATGGGGAACACGGACACCCTGTCACATTATGTCTCCCAAAGGTTGCATTCCAACATGGGGATGCAACATGCATACCAACTACTGCAAGCCCAAGAAATTATTGCCCTGGAACTCAACAACAAGATTTTGGACATACAACCGGCGGCAACCAAACAACAGGCAACAGACCCACCTCCACAATGGAATATACCCCCACCACCCAACTCATGGGGCTCATCACCAACTATGGTTCCCCAGCACGCTTCGCCTAAACCACAAGAGGAAGAACAAGTTATACCACTCTTATCACAGTTTCTCTTAAAGGAGTTACAATATTTGGAAACACCACCAGCACAATAGGGGACAATGGACATAGGCCCCTTTTAAGCAATCACCCTCGATCAAGTTCTCTAAAACATCACAATAATGGAGTCTCTGACCCTCACCTTGCCCAAaaactcagaaataaaattttTTGACAATGTTCCGCAACTGGTTATGAAGATGGGTATAAACATGAGGATATACCCCATAGATCCCTTATCTTACTCCATTGTGATGGTTCCAACTATTAGGGAGCAAGCACCACCACTAGAAGACCTCAATTACCAACAACTGTATCTTGCTCTGAACCCCATGAGGGATCACCGAGAGAGATCAACACAAAGTAGTCATTTAATGAAGATACTCTTATGGAACTGTAGGGGAGACAATAGAGCTGATTTTCAAAGGAACCTCAGAGCAGTCCTCTCATGGAACAATCCCACTATGGTCTGTCTCACTAAGACAAAAATAAAGGAGCCAGCCCACGAGGCACTAATGCTGGAGTTAGGGTTCACTAACATGCTCCATGTAGACACTATTGGCTATTTAGGTAGAATGATTATATTCCAGGGAAACATAAAATTGCTCAGGTGGACCCCATTGTTGTCACCAATCAGGAGATACATGCAAATTTCCAAGTAAGTCCATCAAGCCAACCCTGGATTCTTTCAATGGTTTATGCTAGTACTCGGTTTAATAATAGAAAAATATTGTGGGACAATATAGAGTGGCTTTCAGCATCATATGCACAACCTTGGATCCCTTGTGGGAACTTTAATGAAATTATTTCTGCCGCTGATAAATTTGGTGGAAACCCTATAAATAATAATTGTGCCAATGCACTACAAACTTGTCTCCAAAATATCAACATGGTTGATTTGGGCTTTACGGGTTCCAGATTCACCTGGTCAAACCTAAGGTGTATTAAAAGCAACTTAACTCTGGAAAGATTAGACCACTTCTATGCAAAACCCTCATGTCTTAGTCTATACCCCGACTCCACAATCATACACCTCTCTCGAAACCATTCAGATCATTGTCCACTTTTGTTTTCCATTTAAAAAACAGCCAGACCTAACAATTTATGGAAACTATGTGGCTTAGCCAACCGAATTTTAACAACATTGTTAACCGTCACTGGAACATTCCTCCATATACCACAACGCTCTTAAATTTTCTACAACCCACATAAGGGAATAGAACAAGTCCACTTTTGGCAATATATTCCACACAAAAAAGTGCTACTAGAAAGACTTGCAGGTCTTCAAGAAATGGACAATTCCATCAAATCGTACTTTCACCAAAACCTTGAAAATAACCTACGTGCCCAATATTATTTAGTCATGAAGAATGAATAAGATTTTTGGAAGCTAAAATCTGAGTGCAATGGCTAAATGAGGGTATCACTAACACTAAATTCTTCCACACTTTTACTATCCAACAGAGAAGACATAATAGGATACTAGGCTTAAATGATTTTATAGGTAACTGGACCTATGATCACAAAGAAATCAATTCAATTATCCTAAATCACTACAATGTTATTTACTCAACTGAGCTTACAAATAGTAACAATACAAACCACGAACTCTATGAGTACGCTGTATCAGAAGAGGACAGGGCCCAACTATCCAGGCAtagtttttaaataaaaataaatcgagCAATTAAGTCCTTCAAACCTCTTAAAGCCCCTGGGCGGGATAGGCTACATCTAATTCTTTAAAGAAATACTGGAATTCCACTAGGTCTGCTGTAATTCTGCAAAGATACTTTTGAATCTTCAACTATCCCAAGTGAGATAAATACCACATTTAACGCTCTCATTCCAGTTAAGAACCTGAGCACATATGTCAATATAGATCAATCAGCCTCTGTAACACTGTTTATAAAACCATCACTaagattattattattaggatTCTTCCATTCCTCAAATGCCTAATTAATCCTAATTAGTGCAGTTTCCTTTCGGGCAAAAGGGCTGCTGATAACGCAATCATAGTGCAAGAAGCAATCCATTCTTTGAAATGCATATCAGGACGCATGGGCAACATGATACTTAAACTAGACCTAGAAAAGGTATTTGACAGACTTGAATGATCCTTCATCCGCAAATCACTTTACAACTTAGGCTTTCCCACCAACCTTATTAACCTAATCATAAATTGTATGTCCTCCTCCTCCATTTCTATCATGATAAATGGCAAACCCACAAAATTCTTTGAACCATCGAGAGGAATACGCCAAGGAGATCCCCTCTCTCCCTGCATCTTTATCATTTGTATGCAGTCATTATCTCAACAAATTGACCAAGCAACAAACAATGGTGACTGGATGCCAGTCAAGATTAGCAAATTTAGACCACCCATCTCACACCTTCTTTTGCGAATGATCTTATGTTATTCTCACGTGATGACCTACATACTGCCAACACTATTATAAATATATTCAATTCACTACACTCTAGTCAGGACAAAAAACGAACTTCTCCAAATCCAAAGTATTCTTCACCAAAAATGTTCTCATCCCCACACAAGATTGTTTAACTAGTACTCTAAACATTTGTCGGTCCACTAATTTTAGTAAATACCTTGGCTTTCACCTAATAAACCACTTCCTCAAAGGCAAGAATTATCAATTCATCATCGATAAAATGAACAACAAACTTTCAAGGTGGAAAGCAAAATCTCTCAATATGGCATGAAGAACCACCCTCATACACTCAGTCTTGGCCACCATCCCTAATTCCTCCATACAAAACAATCTACTACCAATATCCACTAGGAATCACATAGAGCATATCCAACGAAATTTTCTTTTGGGAGCAACTCCAGAAAAAAGAAAAGTACACCTTGCTAAAAGGGAGACTGTAGCCACACCAAAATCACTTGGGGGATGGGACTATataaaacaattgataaaaatcatgtAATGCTAGCAGGGTTACTATGGTACTTCCATAGGAGTGAAAACTCCTTGTGGGTAAAAATTCTTCAAGCAAAATATGTTCAGCATAGACGAGTAGGGACATACTAGGTCAAGCCACCTGATTCATACATATGGAAAAGTATGACCAAAGCCAATGGCCACTTCCAAGCAGGATTCTCTTGGAACATAGGGGATGGAACAAACATCAACCTCTAGAATGACAACTGACTTCCAAATCATAATTGTTTGCGCAACACGATCCAGGGCCCCCTACACCATATGGAGGAACAATTGACAGTATAATCAATTCTATCTAACCATTCGTGGTTGCTGGAAAGATTATCCTTGTCCTTACATCCCGATAAAGTAGAACAAATTAACCGCATTTACATTTCATTCTCAACTAACAAAACCGACCAATCATTCTGGAACCAAACATCCATTGGCAATTTTATTACCAAGTCGGCCTATTTGCTCCAACTTCAGATCACCAATCAACTTCAACAACCCAACACTGTAAATAACTCTTGGCTTTGGCATTTCAAGTGTTTGAATAAACTGAAGTTTTTCTTGTGGCTACTTGTACACCACAAATTCCCTACTAGAGATTTTCTGTACACCAAAAAAATACTTCAATCAAACTTTTGTCAATTTTGCCCAAATACAGTGGAGGACATAAACCACATTTCTTTGAATGCAAACACTCCTGCCCATTTATGGCCTTTGTTCAACTTATGCATACATCAAGCACACAACCTTGCCAATTCGCTGAAGGATAAGTGCAACAAAGACACTACCACCCACACACCAAATGCTTCCTTTAAAACTCCATACTCCACCCTACTCCTCTGGAACATATGGATTAACAGGAACTTAAACCTCTTCAACCATAATTCAGCCACTATATACCACAAAAAAATCATTCTACAAGTAGCAGAATTTGTATCACTCACTCTGATTACAACAACCTCAAAACCCAGGTTATAAGTACCAATAAAGTAGTTAACACCACCTACGAGTCTTTACAAGCTAAACATTAATGGTGCTTATGATCCAAATAACCAAACTAGTGGTTGGGGGGAGGGGAGCTCATCAGAGACCACAATGGTTCATGGGTCGTGTGTTTTGCACTGCAATATCCGCCCTTCATGTTGAGCTGCTTGTACTACTAGCAGGACTGGAACTCtcatttacaaaaaaaaaatctctttcAATTATAGTGGAAACAGATTCGCAGGTATTATGTAATGTATTTAAGTTTGAACAACATCGATACTCACATCTTTTTAATGTTTGCAGTTTTCTTTTTGATGTTGTTGGATTGGAGGCTATAACTCATATATATATCGGAAAGGCAACTTTGTGGCTGACGCTCTAGCAAAGTATGGATGTTCCATGCAACCATCAACAACGGAGGGAGACAATACAATATTCTGGAAAACTCCCCCGGACTTTATTTTACATACTTTTAATAAAGACATATTCGGAAAAATTGTTATGCGATCTACTCCTGTATTATGTAATAACTAAACTTCTTATGCTTTTGATATAAAGTATTCTGGTCATtagcttaaaaaaaaaaaagttaaagctAATGGTTCAGACGAAAAAGTGGCTCCTGCAtatacattttatttttatttttttatatcaactaattaagaaaaatattttaaatttcaatTATGTCTATAAATTTACTAGTTGTAACATAAGTTGGGACCTGACAAGTTAATAGTATTTGTTTGCCACTCTCGGAAACTAATACCTAATGGATTATTTTGACTTTAATGTAACCAAGATAATACTACTAATAGGAGTAAATTATAATAATCGGGCACATGGTTAATAACTGGGAGCCCATCGTCTTCCAGCAGTCTTTGAAGTTCTACGGTTCTACCTACCTCTTTCTTCTCGCAATCAAATACCTTCCTATCTCTTTTCATGTGTAATGTAAGATGAAAACTATATATCCTTCTCTATTAATTGTGCTTGACATTTATTAGTAAGGTCAACCATATCAAGTATATAATTTCATGAGTGCCTTGGTGGTTTTCTTCATGGAAATGATATAGTGCGGAAGTCAGTTGAATTTTGTATTTCTCTTTATAATAACAAAGACATGTCAGGTCTAAACTCTAAAGGGAGGCATGTTACACATAGTCTTATTTCTCCTTGTCCTGGAGTTTTATTCCCTGTTaggaccaacaagtcctaatatgCTTTACAAAATTTCATAGAAGTCCTAACACAGTTAATCTAATAGTATTTGATTTCATTTACCTCGATTTGATATTCTTGTATTTAATTAAATTGAGATTATATTCCTCATCAcattttacattagcttaactaTATAAATGAACAAGAGACATTTAATTAAATGGTTGCATTTATTACTAACGGGATACTCATCAATTAACGAGAACggcttattatttatttatttatttctatttcttaaaaaaaaattctccatCTTTTGGGGTTGGTGGGACTGTGAATATTGTAGCGGACGGGGAAGAGCCAAGAGAGGGAGGATTCTTGGTAAGATTATTGTCCTAGATCTAGGTGATGCCGGTGAAGTTGGATTCACTAATATTATATAAGTAATTTTCTTATCCCAATTTATGTATGAGCTTATTTTTAAACTGTCCTAAAAAGAATACTCCcgccgttccaatttatgtgaacacgTTTGATTGAGCACGAAGTTTaacaaaaaatgaagactttttgaatttgtagtgttaaacaagtcaaaaaggagcctagagtatttgtgtagttataaaagcttctcattaagggtagaattgtaagtttaagctaaattgttaccaaatttagaaagggatcattctttttggaacggaccaaaaaggaaatagattcacataatctgaaacggagggagtaatatttttCTATGTTTCGAAAGaatttaattttatcatttatattttaCGCTTAATGAGATTATTAATAATTACGCAAATATTTATTCTAAACCACAAGTTCAAAAAGTCtttatttataaattttgtaTCTAATCAAATTGCATCACAATGTAAATATCGCTAACCATAAAACTCAATATATAATATCATGTATATAATGAATTTTTGGAGGGCAGGAAGGGGCATCATGTGCAGCATAACTTCAACGGCAGACATGAGGAAGGAAGAGTGGTGGTGGACATGTTGAACCTCTAAAAAGGTTTAAAAAAATTCTGAGCCCTTATTTTGTCCCACAAAATTCTCTTATTCTCCGCAATCCTCTCTTGTTTTATAAAGCTGCTATTGTCTTCAATCTTACGAATTCAAGGATCTCTATCCATTTACATACAACTCAATCCTCTCCAttttttccttcccttttttcCTATCCAATTTGTAGAGATCCTTAATTTACTTCCTCATTGCACGACATCATGGTATTCTTCTTCCTCTCTCGGCTTTTACCTTTCCAAGACCCTTTTAATTTGGATACATTATACAGCAtatatttgttttcttttgctttcgCGATGTTGATGATGTTGCATTTAAAATGTTCCCAACTAGTGCTTTGATCATCTTCTGCGTAAAAAGCTTCTAGTATTATAATGCCTAGTGTGATATTTCTAAAAGCTGCATTTTGGAGCTCGAAATATGAAAGGAGATAATCTAAAAGAGAATGCTGTGATTAAAACAGAGGAAAAAGACTAGTCCTTTTATTATCCATTTGCCATATTTCTGGTCTTGAAAAAGGGAACTATTGGTTGCCCTTGTTTGGATTTAATGGATTTGCTATGCTACGCTTATtgcttttttttgttttctaatttatgAACTCATGGTATATGCATTTATTTAGTTTAGCTAAAATTTACTGCACGAGGGAATATGGGTGCACCAGACTACGAAATACTTTGTGCACCAGACTACCcttgtttttctcttttcgtttttctttatGTCATTAAATTTTTGTTGGGCAGGCAAATGCTGCGTCTGGAATGGCTGTGCTAGACGAGTGTAAGCTGAAGTTCTTGGAATTAAAAGCAAAGAGAAACTACAGGTTCATAGTATTCAAGATTGAAGGCCAACAAGTGGTTGTGGAGAAGCTTGGAAATCCTGAAGAAAACTATGACGATTTCACTAACTCTCTGCCTGCCGATGAGTGCCGCTATGCTGTCTTTGATTTCGACTTCATCACTACTGAAAATTGCCAGAAAAGCAAGATTTTCTTCATTGCTTGGTACCATATAATTATTTAGCTAACTCAAATTTGACATCACCCGCATTGTCTTGTCCTGTTTCTAGCAATATACATCACCTGCCTTAATTAGCTTCTCTCTGATAATTTTTTAACATGGATTTTAGGTCACCTGACACATCAAAGGTGAGGATGAAGATGGTGTATGCAAGCTCAAAGGATAGATTCAAGAGAGAACTTGATGGAATTCAAGTCGAATTGCAAGCAACGGATCCCAGTGAAATGAGCTTTGACATTATAAAGTCACGAGCACTTTGAATCTCAGCTTAATAATTACCTATTCCAGCCTCCTTTCAACGCAGTTGAACTCTAGTGTTGTATTATTTccatttaatttatttaattatctcTTGTTTGTGTTCGAATCACACACTCGATCAATAAAAACACAAAGTTCTAATAGGCTGCAGGACTGATACCATAAGTAGGGCAAAGACCTTCAAAGATTAATGGAAGGCTCTTTTAGCAAGTTTTCACTCATATGAGGAATTCCTTTATGTATTTGAGAGAAAGCGAGCTATGCTTAGGTAAGTTCCTTCCGTCAGCTTTAGAT is from Nicotiana tabacum cultivar K326 chromosome 18, ASM71507v2, whole genome shotgun sequence and encodes:
- the LOC107783999 gene encoding actin-depolymerizing factor 7 codes for the protein MANAASGMAVLDECKLKFLELKAKRNYRFIVFKIEGQQVVVEKLGNPEENYDDFTNSLPADECRYAVFDFDFITTENCQKSKIFFIAWSPDTSKVRMKMVYASSKDRFKRELDGIQVELQATDPSEMSFDIIKSRAL